A region from the Lycium barbarum isolate Lr01 chromosome 8, ASM1917538v2, whole genome shotgun sequence genome encodes:
- the LOC132605398 gene encoding uncharacterized protein LOC132605398 isoform X1, with product MTFRMMRFESLKGFYSQDPNFKEIYKELTQGKRVVRFQLVDGFLFKDGKVCASMSSWRELFVKKAHSEGMMGPFGVAKTLDILHEQFYWPKMGHDVEKLCGQCLKCKQAKSKTRPQGLVVGAVVTLDSIEIYKKHELFGSKPTVFFQCKGENKTILPDVKKKHVLYIFKGEESWQPLTELTDKKCKRCGIYEKDSIKPDDTFNEWELCASDFTSPHGKYTRYLKKEFKATFLCPECVPHRDASNHSSGSPKGEKRMHWAFLLLICGLVSIVLILGAVTTYKCWKRKKRQHEQARFLKLFEEDDDIEDELGIGPLSHVM from the exons ATGACTTTTAGAATGATGAGATTTGAAAGTCTTAAGGGATTCTATTCTCAAGATCCCAATTTCAAAGAAATTTATAAAGAGTTGACTCAAGGGAAAAGGGTTGTCCGGTTCCAACTTGTGGATGGGTTCTTATTCAAAGATGGCAAGGTTTGTGCCTCTATGAGCTCATGGAGGGAGTTGTTTGTTAAGAAAGCCCATAGTGAAGGTATGATGGGTCCTTTTGGAGTGGCCAAGACACTTGACATTCTACATGAACAATTTTATTGGCCCAAGATGGGGCATGATGTGGAAAAGCTTTGTGGGCAATGCTTGAAATGCAAACAAGCCAAGTCCAAGACTCGGCCTCAAG GATTAGTCGTAGGGGCAGTTGTTACATTAGATTCTATTGAAATATATAAGAAACATGAATTATTCGGATCGAAACCAACAGTGTTTTTTCAGTGTAAAGGGGAAAACAAGACAATTTTGCCAGATGTGAAGAAAAAACATGTCTTGTATATCTTCAAGGGTGAAGAGTCTTGGCAG CCTTTGACAGAGCTTACAGATAAAAAGTGCAAACGATGTGGGATCTATGAGAAGGACTCAATAAAGCCTGACGATACTTTTAATGAGTGGGAGTTATGTGCTTCTGATTTTACTAGTCCACATGGGAAGTATACTCGTTACTTAAAGAAAGAGTTCAAAGCCACATTTTTGTGTCCAGAGTGTGTCCCTCATCGCGATG CTTCAAATCACTCATCTGGCTCACCAAAAGGCGAAAAGAGAATGCACTGGGCTTTTCTGCTTCTCATCTGTGGTTTAGTTTCGATTGTTTTAATTCTTGGAGCAGTTACCACCTACAAATGTTGGAAGCGAAAAAAGAGGCAGCACGAGCAAGCTCGTTTCTTGAAGCTGTTTGAAGAGGACGATGACATAGAGGACGAATTAGGCATTGGGCCACTTAGTCATGTTATGTAG
- the LOC132605398 gene encoding uncharacterized protein LOC132605398 isoform X2 produces MHYSLNPRLIPIVLILCSSLFLRLLPGLVVGAVVTLDSIEIYKKHELFGSKPTVFFQCKGENKTILPDVKKKHVLYIFKGEESWQPLTELTDKKCKRCGIYEKDSIKPDDTFNEWELCASDFTSPHGKYTRYLKKEFKATFLCPECVPHRDASNHSSGSPKGEKRMHWAFLLLICGLVSIVLILGAVTTYKCWKRKKRQHEQARFLKLFEEDDDIEDELGIGPLSHVM; encoded by the exons ATGCATTATTCCTTAAATCCTAGATTAATTCCGATCGTTTTAATTTTGTGTAGTTCACTTTTTCTCAGATTGCTTCCAG GATTAGTCGTAGGGGCAGTTGTTACATTAGATTCTATTGAAATATATAAGAAACATGAATTATTCGGATCGAAACCAACAGTGTTTTTTCAGTGTAAAGGGGAAAACAAGACAATTTTGCCAGATGTGAAGAAAAAACATGTCTTGTATATCTTCAAGGGTGAAGAGTCTTGGCAG CCTTTGACAGAGCTTACAGATAAAAAGTGCAAACGATGTGGGATCTATGAGAAGGACTCAATAAAGCCTGACGATACTTTTAATGAGTGGGAGTTATGTGCTTCTGATTTTACTAGTCCACATGGGAAGTATACTCGTTACTTAAAGAAAGAGTTCAAAGCCACATTTTTGTGTCCAGAGTGTGTCCCTCATCGCGATG CTTCAAATCACTCATCTGGCTCACCAAAAGGCGAAAAGAGAATGCACTGGGCTTTTCTGCTTCTCATCTGTGGTTTAGTTTCGATTGTTTTAATTCTTGGAGCAGTTACCACCTACAAATGTTGGAAGCGAAAAAAGAGGCAGCACGAGCAAGCTCGTTTCTTGAAGCTGTTTGAAGAGGACGATGACATAGAGGACGAATTAGGCATTGGGCCACTTAGTCATGTTATGTAG
- the LOC132605399 gene encoding uncharacterized protein LOC132605399, translating to MRIRCKRLTKRTSTDMPDNRAICAANILIQMAIGKGCLAENESPSLHIKDGVVKISDRRLTENTKEGCYELKKDKLTKMENSEKLHLQSAGATVAERKGRKRTFHSLELSCTRNLQKEMEREIRIVPTFTGTFSFSIIRLLCAVRKALITAPAKNNCIIFDKYVEDTKKKQIRDSEGVIRIDKHGGRVSGLKGFVQRNLPSLTRHEIVECVRLNPRDSRILEANEQLQYLVSGVLRVFSSTTIPVGANSPKALVVYDRHSKSWSWIGPLPFYPLDSDNIEEETSPRAWGLPCKTFVELVDSFAYWLKEGQDMLRKIGSLPKPPYELMQMQYVDIDERLEESRTAKSLPTISPSCEEIRAYFHREEALRYTVPERAFPYTAVDGRRSVVAPFKSFSRKPVIKVRDHYILKEDRPPDFTVLCLVRDAAARLPLGVGIRADICVLVRDSQFIVEDVSDWQVHQVVSGALDRLHYENDPCVKYDKGWRLWVYLHADRQEEDFEDDCTCSNKNRKKAKKNEL from the exons ATGAGGATCAGATGCAAAAGGTTGACCAAAAGGACATCTACTGACATGCCGGACAACAGAGCCATTTGTGCAGCAAATATTCTGATACAAATGGCCATAGGGAAAGGCTGTTTAGCGGAGAATGAGTCTCCCTCTCTTCATATTAAAGATGGTGTGGTTAAAATTTCAGATCGCAGATTAACTGAAAACACCAAGGAAGGTTGCTATGAATTGAAGAAAGACAAGCTGACGAAGATGGAAAATAGCGAAAAATTACACTTGCAATCTGCAGGAGCCACTGTTGCAGAGAGAAAAGGTAGAAAGAGGACATTCCATTCACTTGAATTATCATGCACAAGAAATCTGCAGAAG GAAATGGAGAGGGAAATTCGTATTGTCCCCACTTTCACCGGCACATTCTCATTTTCCATTATACGTCTCCTCTGTGCTGTACGGAAAGCTTTAATTACAGCACCTGCAAAAAACAATTGCATCATATTTGACAAGTATGTTGAAGACACCAAGAAGAAACAAATAAGGGATTCAGAAGGGGTAATACGGATTGATAAGCATGGTGGGCGTGTATCTGGATTGAAAGGATTTGTCCAAAGGAACTTACCTTCTCTTACTAGACATGAAATTGTGGAGTGTGTGAGATTGAATCCTCGAGACTCTCGTATTCTTGAAGCGAACGAGCAACTTCAGTATTTAGTCAGTGGAGTTCTCAGAGTgttttcatcaacaaccataccagtCGGAGCAAATTCACCGAAGGCACTTGTAGTATATGATAGGCATAGTAAAAGCTGGTCATGGATTGGCCCGCTCCCTTTTTACCCATTGGATAGTGACAATATTGAGGAAGAAACATCTCCTCGAGCTTGGGGTCTTCCATGCAAAACTTTTGTGGAGTTGGTTGATTCCTTTGCTTACTGGCTAAAAGAAGGGCAAGATATGCTACGAAAAATTGGTAGTCTTCCAAAACCTCCATATGAATTGATGCAAATGCAATATGTCGATATTGATGAACGGCTCGAAGAATCTAGAACAGCGAAGAGTCTCCCGACGATTAGTCCCTCCTGTGAGGAAATAAGAGCTTATTTCCATAGAGAAGAAGCTCTAAGGTACACAGTACCTGAAAGGGCATTCCCATATACAGCCGTTGATGGTCGGAGATCTGTTGTCGCTCCTTTCAAAAGCTTTAGTAGAAAACCTGTAATAAAGGTTCGTGATCACTATATTCTGAAGGAAGATCGACCGCCTGATTTCACTGTCCTTTGTTTGGTAAGAGATGCGGCTGCCAGATTGCCCTTAGGTGTTGGAATCAGAGCTGATATCTGTGTTTTGGTAAGAGACTCTCAGTTCATTGTTGAGGATGTTTCTGATTGGCAAGTTCACCAAGTTGTAAGTGGAGCTTTGGACCGTTTACACTATGAAAATGATCCGTGTGTAAAATATGATAAGGGGTGGCGTCTGTGGGTTTATTTACATGCAGATCGACAGGAAGAAGATTTTGAAGATGACTGTACATGCTCTAATAAGAATAGGAAGAAGGCTAAGAAAAATGAACTCTGa